One Papaver somniferum cultivar HN1 chromosome 10, ASM357369v1, whole genome shotgun sequence genomic window carries:
- the LOC113315795 gene encoding uncharacterized protein LOC113315795, with the protein MTSKFDYVVCSIEESHDVDTLSIDQLTSSLMIHEQRINQHESVEQALQLQHSNNGNSSKKKDKGKKHYDGNSKEKGSNNKGDQPFDKSKMQCRRCKRYGHFEVNCRVNLSKKNGERSNFAEKDDETEISLLMACHHQEEIDHRNDMCYLDTGPSNHMCGDKSFLSDLDETFISTVKFGDNSTIVVKGIKDIKFQAKNNTQQVISNVFYVPGLKSNLLSVGQLLKNGYELTLKNGVCRI; encoded by the coding sequence ATGACGTCGAAGTTTGATTATGTTGTTTGTTCGATTGAAGAGTCACATGATGTTGATACTCTTTCAATTGATCAACTAACAAGTTCGTTGATGATTCACGAGCAAAGAATCAATCAACATGAATCTGTTGAACAAGCATTGCAGCTGCAACACTCCAACAATGGTAATTCTTCAAAGAAGAAGGACAAAGGAAAGAAACACTATGATGGAAACTCTAAGGAGAAAGGAAGCAACAACAAAGGAGATCAACCTTTCGACAAATCAAAAATGCAATGTCGTCGATGTAAGAGGTATGGCCATTTTGAAGTTAATTGTCGAGTTAATTTATCTAAGAAGAATGGTGAAAGGTCGAATTTTGCAGAGAAAGATGATGAGACAGAAATAAGTTTGTTAATGGCATGTCATCACCAAGAAGAGATTGATCATCGAAACGATATGTGTTACTTGGATACAGGTCCAAGTAACCACATGTGTGGAGATAAATCTTTTCTTAGTGATTTGGATGAAACTTTTATAAGTACTGTGAAGTTTGGGGATAATTCTACTATTGTCGTGAAGGGAATAAAAGATATCAAATTTCAAGCCAAAAACAACACTCAGCAAGTCATCTCAAATGTGTTTTATGTTCCTGGTTTGAAGAGCAATCTACTAAGTGTCGGCCAACTATTAAAAAATGGATATGAACTCACTCTTAAGAATGGAGTTTGCCGAATTTAA